The Triticum aestivum cultivar Chinese Spring chromosome 3A, IWGSC CS RefSeq v2.1, whole genome shotgun sequence genome includes a region encoding these proteins:
- the LOC123059293 gene encoding uncharacterized protein, translating to MRKFPKNRSLILSFCVWSTSGSTHPGKRSQICHFVLLICIIYLWIWYFIRTVINLCRILMAKNKMKTMDSFYKKKIRLDEALVSDVSCPDLEEAEGGGGGEEQEEEKEEDGGEEEQPVEEEEEEEAPLIINRVNDGSGVLVVERDPGLRCQLWDRPVNDQEKARKAYVKCGAYHFKKEIYPPTGPESHPRMFQYHWFKAFPWLEYSPTENAVFCFLCFLFSKKPLGKVGSDVFTVKGFKNWRKVNNGKNCAFLTHMGNSCNSAHNYAAKCYDNLKNQQCHIEQLMERQTTEDIRANRLRLGATIDTLRWLAFQACPFQGLI from the coding sequence ATGAGGAAATTCCCCAAGAACCGCTCCTTAATTCTCTCTTTCTGCGTTTGGAGCACATCAGGAAGCACTCATCCAGGTAAAAGGTCACAGATCTGTCACTTTGTTCTTCTTATTTGTATTATCTATTTGTGGATCTGGTATTTTATTAGAACCGTGATTAATCTCTGTAGGATACTCATGGCTAAAAATAAAATGAAGACTATGGATTCTTTCTATAAGAAGAAAATTAGACTTGATGAGGCATTGGTTTCAGATGTTTCTTGTCCTGATTTGGAAGAagcagagggagggggagggggagaggagcaggaagaagaaaaagaagaagatggaggggaggaggagcaacctgttgaggaggaggaagaagaagaggctccACTTATAATTAATAGGGTCAATGATGGTAGTGGTGTTCTGGTAGTGGAAAGAGACCCAGGGCTGCGTTGCCAACTTTGGGATCGTCCTGTCAATGACCAAGAGAAAGCAAGAAAAGCGTATGTGAAGTGTGGAGCATATCACTTTAAAAAGGAAATATACCCTCCTACTGGTCCAGAAAGCCACCCACGCATGTTTCAATATCATTGGTTCAAGGCATTTCCTTGGTTAGAATACTCACCTACAGAAAATGCAGTCTTTTGCTTtctatgttttctattttctaagaagccacttgggaaagttGGATCAGATGTGTTCACTGTGAAAGGGTTCAAGAATTGGAGAAAGGTTAACAATGGAAAGAATTGTGCTTTCTTAACTCATATGGGAAATAGTTGTAACTCTGCTCACAACTATGCGGCCAAATGTTATGACAATTTGAAGAATCAACAATGCCATATTGAACAACTAATGGAGAGACAAACAACAGAAGATATAAGAGCAAACAGGCTGAGGCTTGGGGCAACAATTGATACATTGCGGTGGCTAGCATTTCAAGCCTGCCCTTTCCAAGGACTCATTTAG